The proteins below are encoded in one region of Ostrea edulis chromosome 3, xbOstEdul1.1, whole genome shotgun sequence:
- the LOC125674574 gene encoding probable serine/threonine-protein kinase pats1 — MTDFAGQVAYYACHQVYLSRRAFYLLVVDMSKDQNDKAHEHNTERHDPVGSLFHHWTYKDYFTFWLQCIQTYRDDGNRRTLGKQTETVDGRHPVILVASHKDKAKPNTFPTFAFFEELKSSLPRNQILQHLLSPDRYYEVECPSGPLFDKQEKMIEKVRECVVQNVQGLYHWGEEIPISWAKFEDILKNRKEERVLERSTLKGLEELRMLSKSDIDDMLQFFHEIGQIIYFADEKLRDVIVIDVQWFVDGFKNIITDPKHLAHETDEDEIKRGRISMLILKRIWKKETEKPYIPHMNSILPYMEKLGLMVEMKTKKGQNTEDKKFYIPSMNRVDMPSEAVDTINAGQKTSILIFHFKTYLPHFFFFRLVVRCFKEWDVLRETMFYKNVTFYKKKDHCIAITVNKTSIQLQVFTRSREINLSSKRVMKIRKTTENNIWEITKTFHKQVKFDRGYSCKSIKIGDEDQGDFFLQSEILPVKKETPNVQCPLHVEINQTHEIDTYKLLRF; from the exons ATGACAGATTTTGCTGGACAAGTGGCGTACTATGCCTGTCATCAGGTTTACCTGTCAAGGAGAGCGTTTTATCTACTAGTTGTTGATATGTCCAAAGACCAGAATGATAAAGCTCATGAACACAACACGGAACGTCATGATCCAGTAGGGTCTTTGTTTCATCACTGGACATACAAag ACTATTTCACGTTCTGGCTCCAGTGTATACAGACCTACCGTGATGATGGAAACAGGCGAACTCTTGGCAAACAAACAGAGACAGTTGATGGTCGACACCCAGTGATTCTTGTTGCGTCACATAAGGATAAAGCCAAACCg AACACGTTCCCTACATTTGCATTCTTTGAAGAATTGAAGAGCTCTTTACCACGAAATCAAATTCTTCAGCATCTTCTTTCACCTGACAGATACTATGAAGTTGAATGCCCATCAGGTCCATTATTTGATAAACAAGAAAAAATGATTGAAAAAGTAAGAGAGTGTGTTGTTCAAAATGTCCAAGGCTTATATCACTGGGGCGAGGAAATACCCATATCGTGGGCGAAATTTGAAGATATCCTTAAGAACAGAAAGGAAGAAAGAGTTTTggagagatcgactttgaagggACTAGAAGAATTACGCATGTTATCCAAATCAGATATCGATGATATGcttcaattttttcatgaaatcGGACAAATCATCTATTTTGCGGATGAGAAACTGAGAGATGTGATTGTAATTGATGTCCAATGGTTTGTTGATGGATTCAAGAATATTATCACAGACCCAAAACATCTTGCACATGAAACCgatgaagatgaaataaaaagagGAAGAATTTCAATGTTGATATTGAAGAGAATATGGAAGAAAGAAACTGAAAAACCATATATTCCACATATGAATTCTATTCTACCCTACATGGAAAAGCTAGGTTTAATggttgaaatgaaaacaaagaaaGGTCAGAATACTGAGGACAAAAAGTTCTACATCCCAAGTATGAATAGAGTAGACATGCCTTCTGAGGCGGTAGACACAATCAACGCTGGGCAAAAGACGTCAATCCTCATATTCCATTTCAAGACGTACCTACCgcatttcttcttcttccgcTTGGTGGTTCGTTGTTTTAAAGAATGGGATGTTCTTAGGGAaacaatgttttacaaaaatgtcACCTTTTACAAGAAGAAAGATCATTGCATCGCCATTACTGTTAACAAAACATCAATCCAATTACAAGTCTTCACACGAAGTCGGGAAATAAACCTCTCCAGCAAGCGCGTCATGAAAATCAGGAAAACAACGGAAAATAACATCTGGGAAATAACAAAAACTTTCCACAAACAAGTTAAATTTGACAGAGGGTATTCTTGCAAAAGTATCAAGATCGGGGATGAAGACCAAGGCGACTTTTTTCTGCAAAGCGAAATTTTACCGGTAAAAAAAGAAACTCCAAATGTGCAATGCCCTCTGCATGTAGAAATCAATCAAACTCACGAGATTGACACGTACAAGCTGCTCCGATTCTAG